The window GCCAAGGGCCTGGCCTCGGGCTACCCCCTAAGCGCCCTCCTCTTCCGGGAGGAGCTTGGCAGCTGGCGCCCCGGGACCCACGGCACCACCTTCGGCGGGCAGGCGGTGGCGGCGGCGGCAGCCCACGCCACCTTGGACCTCCTGGAAGGGGGCCTGATGGAGAACGCCGCCCAGGTGGGGGCGTACCTCCTGGAGGAGCTCAAGGGGATGCAAAAGCGCTTCCCCTTCCTGGGGGACGTGCGGGGTAGGGGCCTCATGATCGGGGTGGATTTCGGAAGCCCCGAGGAGGAGCGGCCCGACCTGCGGGACAAGGCCGTGGAGCGGGCCTTCCAAAGGGGGCTTCTGCTCCTCCCCGCCGGGCCCTCCGCCCTCCGCATCGCCCCGCCCCTCATCCTCACCCAAGAGGAGGCGGCCACGGGGCTAGAGATCCTGGAAGGGGTCTTCCGCAGCCTTTAGCCCGGGGGCCGGGCGTACGCCCCTAACCTACTTGGGCTCCCCGGGCCAGTCCCCCACCACCCCGGGGGCCGCCCATTCCATGGTGAGGAGTTCCTGCAAGCTGGCCTTGCGCCCAGCGGGGATGCGCACCACCCCCTTGCGGTCCTGGATGGGCCCGGTGAAGGGGTCAAAGGTGGGCTTGGGGCTGGACATGTCCTTGAGGAGGGCAAGGATCCGGTCGTACACCGGCACCTCCTTCCCCCCCACCCGCATCCGGGCCTTCTGCAAGAGGGGCACGTGCTTGGGGTTGATGGGGACGCCGTAGTCCGCCCCCATCTCCACCGCCTTGTGCTGGAGGAGCCAGAAGTAGTCCACCTTCTGCAGGTTCTTCGGGGTGTAGACGCCTTCCTTGACCTTCTTGAGGAAGTCGATGTAGATCGCGTCCCAGTGGACGATCTGCCCAGAAACCACGTGGTCGGGGGCGAACTTGAGCATGGGGGTGTAGTGGCCGAAGGCGTAGGCCCCCTTCTTGGCGGCGGTCTGGATCACCGTGGGGGTGTCCTCGGTGAAGGCGAAGACGTCCGCCCCTTGGGCGAGGAGGGCCTCCGTGGCTTCCCGGGCCTTGGCCGGGTCGTACCAAGCGTTGATCCAACGCACCAGGACCTGGGCCTTGGGGTTCACCGCCCGCACCCCCAGGGCGAAGGCGTTGATGTGCCGCTTCACCTCGGGGATGGGAAAGGCGGCCACGTAGCCCACTTTGCCCGACTTGGTGAGGGCGCCGGCGGCGAGGCCATTCAGGTAGTAGACCTGGTAGAAGTCCGCCATGTAGGTGGCCACGTTGGGGGCCCGCTTGAACCCGGTGGCGTGGGCGAAGATCACCTCCGGGTACTTCTTGGCCGCCTCGAGGACCGCCTCCATGTAGCCAAAGCTGGTGGCGAAGATGACCTTACACCCCTCCTGGACGAAGCGGTCCATCACCGGCAAGGCCTGGGCCTCGGGAACGCTTTCCACATAGCGGGTTTCCAGCCAGGGAAGCGCCGCCTCCGCCTTCTTCCGCCCCACGTCGTGGGCGTAGGTCCAGCCGGCATCCCCCACCGGTCCCACGTAGATGAAGCAGGCCTTAAGCTTCTCCCCCTGCGCCAGGCCCATCCCGAGAAGAAGGGCCAGTAGCCAAACCCGTTTTCGCATCCTTCACCTCCCCCGCTCAAAGGGCTGGCCCAGGGCCTTGGGGGCCCGGGACCGGCCCGAGAGGGCCAGGACCAGGATAACCAGGAGATAAGGCATGGCGGCAAAGGCCTCGGACGGTATAGGTACACTGCCCTGAAGCCGAAACTGCAGGAAGAAGAGGAGGCCGAAGAGGTAAGCCCCAAAAACCGCCCGCAAGGGCTCCCAGGCGGCGAGGATCACCAAGGCGATGGCCACCCAGCCGAGCCCTGCGGTCATCCCGTCCGTCCAAGAGGGGCGGTAGGCCAAGGAAAGGTAAGCCCCCCCCAGGCCGATGAGCCCGCCCCCAAGCCCCAGGGCCAGGTAGCGCACCCCCTCCACGCTCACGCCAAAGAGGTCCGCCGCCTTGGGGTTCTCCCCCACGCTCCTCAGGTACAGGCCAAAGCGGCTCCGGTAGAGGAGGAGGTGAAGCAATAGGGCCAAGAAGAGGGCGCTTAGGGCCAAGGGCGCCTCCGGCAGGGCCGTTTCCAAGGGTACCCCTTCGTAGCGCTTGCCCAGCATCCCCGACGCCCCAAGCCCCAAGGCGGCCACCGCCAACCCCGCCACGAAGGGGTTGGCCCTTAAGGTAATGGCAAAGAGCCCCAGAAAGAGGGCCAAAGCCACCCCCGCCCCCACCCCGGCCACCACCCCCAAGAAGGGCCCTGCCCCCAAGGCGGCGGCGAAGGCGGCGAGAGCGGAAAGGGCCATGATCCCCTCCACCCCCAGGTTCACCACCCCGCTCCGCTCGGCCAGGAGCGCCCCCAAGGCGGCGAGCAGGATGGGGGTACCGAAAAGCACCGCGCGCACCAACGCCTCTTCCATCACCGCCTCCAGATAAGGCGGTGGCGGCTCGCCGCCTCCGCCCCAATCAAGGCTAAAAGCAGTAGCCCCGCCACCACGTCCACCACCCTAAAGGGCATGGAAAAGGCGAGCTTCAAGGCGTCGCCCCCCGCCAGGATGAGCCCGAGGAGGGGGGCCGTGAGGAGGGTCAGCCCGGGCCTTCCCCGGGCGAGCCACGCCACCAAAATGGCGGTGAAGCCGTAGCCCAAGGAGATCTGGGCGGGCTCCAGAAGCCTCCCGTGAATTCCCGCCACCTCCCCCACCCCGGCAAACCCCGCAAGGAGCCCCGAGGCCAAGGCCACGAGGAGCATCAGCCTCCCTTCCTTGAGCCCCAGGTAGCGGGCCGCCTGGGGGTTTTCCCCCAGGACCCTCAGGGAAAAGCCCAAGGAGGTACGGAAGAGGAGGAGGTGTAGGAGTAGGGCCGCCCCCACCCCAAGAAGCAGGGTAGGCCAGTGGACCAGGCTGTCCCCAAGCCGGGGAAGCCGGGCCGCCTCGGGAAAGCGGTCGGTGTAGAGGAAGCCGAAGACGAACTGCCCCTTCCACGGCCCCGCCACCAGGTAGACCACCAGGTAGTAGGCCAGGTAGTTCTGCATGAGGGTGGTGAGGATCTCGCTGGCCCCAAAGCGCACCCTGAGCCAGGCGGCCAGCCCCGCCCACAAGGCCCCCAAAGCCCCCCCGAGGAGGAACATGAGGGGAAGGGTATAGGGCCCCGGGGGAAGGAAGAGGGCCACGTAAGCCGCCCCCACCGCCCCCAAGAGGAGCTGCCCCTCAGCCCCGATGTTGAAAAAGCCCACGCGAAAGGCCAGGCTCAAGCCCGCCCCGATGAGGAGGAGGGGGATGGCCCGCCGGGCCACCTCGGCCAGACCCAAGGGGTCCAAGAGGGGGGTGAGGAGGATTTCATAGGCCCTAAGGGGAGAAACCCCATAGGCCAGGAAGAGGAGGCCCAAGAGGAGGAGGGCCAAAAGCAGAAAGGCCCCGTAGCTCAAGGCCACCTTCTTGGGACTGGGAGCGGGGTCCAGCTCCAGCCTCATGCCCGCCCCTCCGCCATCATCCGGCCCAGCCGCTCCCGGTCCGCCTCCTCCCGGGGGACGGGCCCCACCAGCCTCCCGTGGTACAAGGCCGCCACGCGGTGGGAAAGGGCCAGGATCTCGTCCAGGTCCTCGCTCACCAGGAGGATGGCGGCCCCTTGCCGGGCCAGATCCAGAAGCCGCCCGTGCACCTCCTCCGCCGCCCCCACGTCCACCCCGTAGGTGGGGTGCATGGCGAGGACCAGCCTGGGCCCGCCCCGTAGCTCCCGGGCCAGGATTACCTTCTGCACGTTGCCTCCCGAGAGAAACCGCACCGGCGTCCGGGGGGAAGGGGCCTTGATGGCGTAGGCGGCCATGAGGGTCTCCGCTTCCCTCTCCAGGGCGCGGTAGTCCAGGAGGCCGAAGCGGGCGTAAGCGGAGTAGGTGCGCAGGGCCAGGTTCTCCGCCACGCTCATCCCCCCCACCACCCCCATGGCCCGCTCCTCGGGGATGTGGGCCACCCCCAAGGGGAAGACCTGGGCCGGGTCCTTGGGCAGGGGCTGGCCCAGAAAACGCACCTGGCCCCGGTAGGGCCTAAGCCCCGCCAGGGCCTCCAATAGCTCCTTCTGCCCGCTTCCCGCCACCCCAGCGATGCCCAAGACCTCCCCCGCCCGCAAGGCGAAGGAAACGTTCTGGACGGGAAAGCCATGCCGGGGCACCAGGAGGTTTTCCACCTCCAAGACCACCTCCTCCCGGGGCGGCGGGGCCTTAGGCGGGGGGCTCGGGCTCCGCCCCACCATGAGGCGCACCAGGCGCTCCTTGTCCGCCTCCTCCCGGGAAAGCTCCCCCACCTTCTCCCCCGCACGGAGCACGGCGATGCGGTCGGCCAGAGCCAGGACCTCGTCCAATTTGTGGCTGATGAAGATGACGGCGAGGCCCTCCGCCTTTAGGCGGGCCACCTCCTGGAAAAGCCCCTCCGCCTCCTTCGGGGTGAGGACGCTGGTGGGCTCGTCCAGGATGAGGACCCGGGGGCGGTTGAGGAGGGCCCTGAGGAGCTCCACCCGCTGCTTCTCCCCGGCGGAGAGCCGTTCCACCTTGGCCTCGAGGTCCACCCCCAGGGGATGGTCCTGGAGGAGGGCCCTAAGCTGCGCCAAAAGGGTCCTGCGGGCGAAGAAGGGGGGGAGGTCTAGGCCCAGGGCTAGGTTTTCCGCCACGGTGTGGGCCTCGATGAGCTCGGGGTGCTGGGGCACCAGGGCGATGCCGAGCTCCTGGGCCGCCTTGGGGGAGGGGATGCGCACCTCCTTCCCGTCCAAGAGGATCCGCCCCTCGTCGGGGGCGTAGAGGCCGTAGAGGATGCTCACCAAGGTGGTCTTCCCCGCCCCGTTTTCCCCCAGAAGGGCGAGGACCTCCCCCCGGCCCACCTCGAGGGTGATGCCCCGGTTGGCCACCACGGGACCGAAGCGCTTGGTGATGTTTTCTAGCCGCAACATGGAAAGGGGCAAGGCCCCGGGGCCAGAATACCACGCTACCAGGCCAAGGCCAGGCCCTCGGCTCGGGGGTCGCTGGCGGCCACCAGGGCGTCCCCTTCCCTCAAGATCACCTGCCCCCGGCCAAACAGCCCGTACTCCGCCTCGTAGCGCACCCGGTGCCCCAGGTCCTTGAGGAAAAGGGCCGTGGCCTGAGGAATGCCCGGCTCCAAGAGCACTTCGTCCCCCCCACCCCCCGGCACCACCTGCCACCGGGGCCGATCCAAGGCCGCCTGGGGGTTCAGGCCGAAATCCGCCAAGGCCACCACCACCTGCACGTGCCCCTGGGGCTGCATGAACCCCCCCATCACCCCAAAAGGCCCAAGGGGCCTTCCCTCCCGGGTGAGGAAGCCGGGGATGATGGTGTGGTAGGGCCTTTTCCCCGGCCCCACCCGGTTGGGGTGGTCCGCCTCCAGGGAAAAGCCCAAGCCCCGGTTGTGCAGGGCGATCCCCGTCCCCGGCACCAGGACCCCGGAGCCGAAGCCTTGGTAGTTGGACTGGATGAGGGAGACCATCACCTCCCCGTCCGCCGCCGCCAGGTAGACCGTCCCCTCCGGCCTGAGCCCGGGAAGGACCTTGGGCAAGGCCCTCTCCCCGATGAGCCGACGCCTCTCCGCCACGTAGGCCGGGGACAAGAAGGCCTTGGGGTCTAGCTCCAGGTACCGGGGGTCGGCCACGAAGCGGAAGGCGTCCGCCAGGGCCAGGCGCATGGCCTCCACCTGCAGGTGGTAGCTCAAGGGGTCCTCCGGCCTCAGGTCAAACCTCTCCAGGATGGCCAAGGCCAAAAGCGCCGCCACCCCCTGGCCGTTGGGAGGGAGCTCGTGCACCGTGAGGCCCCTGTAGTCCAGGGAAAGGGGTTCCACCCACTCCGGGGCGTGGGCCTTCAGGTCCTCCAAGGTGAGGAGGCCCCCCGTGTCGGCGCTAAAGCGGGCGAGGGCCTCGGCCAAGCGCCCCCGGTAGAGGCTTTCCCCGTAGGTTTCGGCGAGCTCCCGCAAGGTCTGGGCGTGGAGGGGGCTCCGCCACACCTCCCCCACCCTAGGGGCCCGGCCCCCGGGGAAGAAGACCTCCTTGAAGGCGGCGAACTCCGGGCCCGTGAGGGACAGGTAGATCCCCTCCGCCCGCTTCCAGGCCCTCCCCGTCTCCGGCCCCACGGGGAAGCCCTCCTCGGCATAGCGGATGGCGGGGGCGAGAACCTCGGGGAAAGGGAGCCTGCCCCACCGTTCGTGTAGGGCCCGCCACCCCGAAACCGCCCCCGGCACCGTCACCGGAAGCCAGCCCCTTTCCGGCATTCTCCCCTCGGGCAGGCGCTCGAGGGTGAAGGCCATGGGGCTTTTGCCCGAGGCGTTCAGGCCGTGGAGCCTCCCATCCCAGACCTGGGCGAAGAGGTCCCCCCCAATCCCGTTGGAGGTGGGCTCCACCACCGTGAGGCAAGCGGCCATGGCGATGGCGGCGTCCACGGCGCTTCCCCCCTTGAGGAGCATCTCCATCCCCGCCAAGGCCGCCAGGGGCTGGCTCGTGGCCACCGCCCCCCGCCGGCCCAAGACCACGTGCCGCCGGGAGGGGTAGGGGTAGTAGGCGAGATCCATACCGGAGCTATCCTTCACTCAGCCACCTCCACCCGGTTTCTCCCCGTGTTCTTAGCTCCGTAGAGAGTGTGAGCCGCGCGAAAAAGGCTTTCCTCCTCTTCGCCAAACAGGTATTCGGCCACGCCAAAACTTGCGGTCACGCCAAGACTTTGCGCCCCAATGGTTTGCCGAAGCCGCTCCGCCAAACGTTGCGCATCCTCTGTCCGCGTAGAAGGCAACAAAAGGGCAAATTCCTCCCCTCCCCACTGCGCTACCCCATCCTCCCGACACACCCTGGTTACAAGCAAACAAGCCACCCGACGCAAGGGCTCCCCTCATAACCGTGGCCTCGGGGAATGATCCAAGACGCCACGGTAAGTTGTCCCAGAAGCACAGTAGTCACGTACGCCAAAATAGCGCTTCTCTCTCGTCGCCCCAAACCCCCCCACGCCACCCTGCCGTACAGCAAAACCGTCCAGATAAGGGAATACCGCCAGGCCGCCCCCACCGGACGGGCAAAGGTAGCCAACAGATAAGTGGCTGGGATCCAATTGCCAAACGAGAGGAATTGCCAACCTTCTACCCCCCTGTGTAAAGAGCGGGCAATCTCCAGTAGGAAATACACCCCGCTCCATGAACCAAGTTACGGGGAGTCCGTCTAGGCCCCTGGGCATAGGCAGGGGCAAATACAGCCCCTACCGCCAAACAGCCAACAAGCTCCCATCCCGTGGGAGGAAGAATGACAAACCGGACCACCAAGCCACCGATAAGGCCCACCCAACTCAAGGCGTAAAGAAACCGAAACGTCGAGTCCATAGACCTGGACCCCAGTATACCAAGGACCTTCGCAGCCTCCTACGCCGCATCGCTAACAAGGACCTTGGGAAAGGAGCTACGCCCTCATTCCCTGGGACGGCTACATGGAGCAGGCGGAAGCGGTCCTAGCCGAGACCAGCAGGGCACCCTAAGCCGCCACGGACCCCTCTTTGGGTCTCAAGGCCTCCGCCACGAAGGCCCCCATCACCCCTAGCATGAGCCCTAGGACCACCGCCACGGCAAAGATGAGGGCCCGCTTGGGCGCCACCTTCTCATAGACGGGAAAGGCGGGGGCGATGATCTGGGCTAGGCTATTCTGCGAGCTTGCCAGTTCAATCTGGAGGTCCGTCTTCTTCTGGCTCAGGGCCAGGTAAGCGTTCTTGGCGAGCTCCAGGGCTTGGTTCACCTGGTCTTGCTCCACCTGCGCCCTGGCTACCCGCTCCCTAAGAAGCGCAATGCGCGCTTCCACCTGAGCTAGCCGCGCCTCGAGGGCCGCCTTCCGGGCCGAGAGCCGGGCCTCCTCCGCCTGGGCGTCGATGAGGGCCGAACGCAGGCGTTGGTACTCGGGGTTCGGGTTATCAAAGGCGAGATCGGAAGCGGTGAGCTGGGCAATCTGGTCGTAGCGGGCGCGGAAAGTTTCGTAAGCAGCCTTCTTGGTGTTGTACTCCAGGGTGATGGCCTCCTTCTCCCGCTCTTGGGTAGCGATTTGCCCTCGGAGAGTGTCCAGTCTTTCGCCTAACCTCTCCACCTCTTGCTTCAAGTTGTCCCCCTCCGCTCGCAGTGCGGAGATCTCCGCTCGCAACCCCACCGCCCGTTCCAAAAGGGGCCCATACGCCGGGTTTACCTCTTGCACCCGCAACTTTAGGTTCGCTAAGGCCGCCAGCCCCTCCTGCGCCACCGCTGCAGCCACCACGGGGTCCGCCACTACCTCCTTCAGCGCATCCAGCAATTTGGGCTCGCCCGCCAAAGCTGCCTCCACCTCCCGAAGCGCAGCTTGCTTAACCTCCTCATCGGTGGCGATTTGGACCAAACGCACACTCGCCTCGCTCAAGCGTTGTGCCAAGCGTTCTTGCTCCCTTTGCCACTCCGCCAAGCGTTCCCGCCTGCGAAAGCTTTCCAAGGCTTTAGCTGCCTGAACGTAAGCCTGCCGCGCCCGCTCCGTTTCCGCCTGGAGGGCACGCTTAGCCTCTTCCAGCCGCTTATTGATAATCGCCAGTTGCTCTGGGGAAGTGCCGATGGGCACGAGCCTGGCCTGCCGCGCCGCCTCGGCCTGAAGGCTTTCGATACGGCCCCGCACCGCCGCCAGGTCCCGCTCGAGGCCCGAACGCTCCTGGTCTAGGCTCACCCGCTCTCCCGTCTTGGCGTCCAGCTCCGCCCGGTCCTGTGCCAAAGTGCTAGCCCGTTGGAAGGCCTCCCAGCGGGCCTGGGCCTCGCGGTAAGCCTTCTCCGCAGGGGCAATCTGCTCCTCCAGAGCCTGAAGATTAGCCCGTAAGCGTGCCAGAGGTATCTCGTTAACTCGCCTGGTGATCGCCTCCGCCCACAGGTTAGCCGCCTTGGCCGCCACCTCGGGGCTGGGAGCCCGTACGGTCAAGGAGGCCACCACGGGAGGCACCTGGCCCTGGGGCACCACCTGCTGCCGCGGCGTCTCGTTCTTGATTTGGAAGTCCTTCACCATCCGCTCCAGACCCGGGGTGTTTCCCTGGTCCTGCCAAGCAGTGGGAAGCTTCCCCTCTTTCCGTAGAGCCTCCCATACCTCCCGCGTCACCTCGTCGGAAAAGGCAATGGCCCGGAGGCCCTCAAAGGTAACCAGGTTCTGCCCCTGCACCTGGATGCGCTGCTCCAGTTGCGCCTGCACCTGCACTGGGGCCACGTTCACCGTGGCGGTGGAGGCGTAGCGGGGCTCAGCGATGAAAAAGCCATAGATAAGGGCCGCCACCCCGAAGACCAAGGGCAGGCCCAAAATCAGGTTCCGGTGCCGTTTGAGAACCTCAACGATATCGCGCAGCGAAAGCTCGTCCCCAGGAGTCTCCACCATAGCGCCCTCACTTTACCCCACAGCGCCTTAATATGCCCCCCTCCGGGTCAGCACCACCCAGAAAGTACGTGCCAGGATGTAGAGGTCCAACCACAAAGACCAGTTGCGAACATAATAACTATCCAATGCTACCCGTTCAGAATAAGAAGTGTCTGTACGTCCCGATACTTGCCATAATCCCGTAAGACCTGGCCATACCTGTATGTAGAGGTCGAAGGCAGTCCCATATTTCTTAACTTCGGCCTTCACAATCGGCCTGGGCCCAACTAGACTCATCTCTCCCTTAAGAACATTCCACAACTGAGGGAGTTCATCCAAACTACTTTTGCGCAAAATATGCCCCACTACCGGCAATATTCTCGGGTCCTTTTTCAACTTAAAGTTCTGTTCCCACTCGAGTCTTGCTTCACGATTATGCTCTAAATACTCTTGCAAACGCTTGTCGGCATCAAGGTACATTGTACGCAACTTCCAAATGCGAAACACTTTCCCTTTGTACCCTACTCGCTCTTGCGAGTAAAAAGGTGGTCCCGGGCTGACCAACTGGATCAAAAGAGCAAAGAACACAATGATTGGAACACTAACCACTAAACCCAGGATAGCCAAAAAGTAGTCAATCACTTTCTTAAGAATCTTGTTTCTTCGCAATAACAAATTCTTTTTCACTTCCAACGCTAAAACACCCGCAAGATCCCTACCGGAAACCCAAAGGCTCTGCAAGCCAAGTAAGTCAGGTACCAAAATCACTTGGGAAAACGGCAGCTCCTGAAGAAGCTTAACTAATCGCTCCCTTCCAACACCGGGCATAGCCACTATCGCTACCTGGACTCCCCTCCCTAGCCACCTCCCTGCCTGTTCTAAGGGGCCAAATACAGGCAACCCCTCCACTTCCTGGCCCCATTTCTTAGGATCGTCGTCTAAAAACCCAATAGGGTTAAGGCCTAGAACCTTTTCTCTTTGTAGGGCTCGCGCTACTAAAGCCCCCGTTTTGGCTGCACCCAAAATGAGAACCGGGGCACCCCAAATGCGCAGGCGGACCATTACCTCTCTAGATAAAGCCGAACCTAGGGGTACTAGAACTCCAGCATACCCCATAGCAAGAAGCAACACGCCCCGGAACCACCCATCCTTGAAGAAAAACCACTCCCACGCTATGAGGGTGAGGAACATCAACAACGTCACCTGTACTTCGCGCCGAAGCCTCTCCACCGGGGCAAGTCCATAGCCTGGGTATAGCCCAGCTAGAAAGTATCCGATAACAAAGACGAGAAGTCCAAAGACCATGGAAACTAACGTATCCCGGGCAATGAAGCTGTGGAATACTCCAGCGAAGGGCAAGTGAGTGAAGTACCCGAGAAAAAGAGAGGCTTCCAAGGCGATAACGTGGGCAACTATAAGGGGAATTACGGAGAAAACTCTTTGGCGCCTTAACCGGGTCAGTCCACCCAAGGATTCTGAAGACTCAGCCTGATTTTCCGTTCTCCCCACATCCCACTTTGCGTTCATAGCCGAACTCCCCCTTTTTAAACACGAACACCTAACATATCTTGGTAAAGCTCCAATACCTCGCCAACCATACGCTCCACTGAAAACCCCTCCGCAAGCTTTTTGCTTTGCATTCCCATGGAATGGCGCAGCACCTCATCAGCTAGCAGCAGCCTCAAGGCCTCTACCAGAGCTTCAACGTCCCCTGGCGGAATTATAAGGGCATTTCTTTCTGTGGCTACCCGAGATACAGAGGGTAGGTTTGTAGCTACCAAAGGAAGCCCTTCTGCTGCAGCTTCCAATAATGCATACGGCAAGCCTTCATATGAACTCGGCAAAACAAAGACGTCCATCCCTTTCATGGCCCTTCTGCCTTCCATAAAGCCCGCCCAGATTACGTCAACGCCTAACTCTTCAGCCAATCGTTTTAACTCCCCTTCCAACGCACCGCGTCCAACGATCACCAAACGAGCCTTCGGATGCTCACGCGCCACCTTGGCAAAGGCTTTAAGCAGCGTCTGGGGAGACTTTTGAGGATCCAAGCGGCCCACAAAGCCCACTACCACATCGTCCTCCTCCACCCCCCAAGCGCGGCGCACCTCCTCCCGAACCCCCGGCTGAGGTTCGTCAAGGCGAATACCGTGCAGGATTACCCTCACCTTGGTCCTTGGGTACCCCAGCCGAAAAGCTTCCTCCGCATCCTGGTCCGCCACCGCAACCAGCCGGTCCGTGAGCAAGGATAACCCTCGCTCCACCATCTCGTAGAGCCAAAGACTTCCTGCTCCAAACTCCTGGAATTCCCGGACAAAGCGAGCCAAAGTAACGAAACCATGGGGCGTATACACCACCGGTGGCCCACCCAATAGACGGAGAAGCCGCGCAAGGGCTCCGGCCTTAGAACTGTGACCATGCACCAGGTCAAATGGGCCTTTCTGCGCCAAGTAACGGCGCAGGCTAAGCAATGCTTGGAGATCGCTCGGGTGAGGAGAACGCCGCATGGGAACCTCCACCAAGTGCACCCCTGCCGCTATTAAATTCTCTAGGCCCTTCTCCCAAATCGCATCCGCACGAAGGGGAGAGTACGCCAGGTGAACGTCCACACCTCGGCGAGCAAGGCCCTCACACAAGTCCACTACATGGCGGGCAGTGCCACCGCCTGTGGCCTCCAGGATGTGGAGAACCCTCATCAAAGCCATCCCCTCCGACCTTCAAGACGCTGCTTAAGCCAGCGCACCCACGGAACGGGAACCACCAGAAGCAAGGCATTTTTCACTAAACCCAACCAGCTTTCCCTTACCCAAGGGTCAAAGTAACGGACCATAATGCGCAAACGACTCCACACCTGCTTTCGCCGCTTTGTAAGGGAGATACCTCGAGGATTCACATGGCACCGCAGGACAACCCTTTCCAAGTTTGCGACAGGATATCGCCTAGTAATTCGGAAAAAAAGCTCAAAATCCTCTGCTGCCTCGTACGCCTCCGAGTACAAACCCACCTCTCTAAGCACCGAAGCCCTAAACATCACAGCGGGATGGATGAAACAACTTCGAGCATGCATGATCCGGCGAATATCCTCGTATTTTGTGGGGAAACGCTCCCTAAAAACCTCCCTTCCCTCATCGTCCACAAACTCCACCTGCCCGCCCACAAGCGCATACTCTGGATTTTTATCCAAAAATTCCATCTGATGGAGGAATCGGCCAGGTAAGCTTACATCCCCAGCATCTAAGCGGGCTACGTATTCATAACCACGCTCCAGAATCCAGTTAAGCCCGTAATTTAGGGCTCGTTCAATGCCTACATTCTGCTCCAGCCGAAGCAAGTAGCCCTTATGCTCCCCAGGTAGGTTAGGCAGCTGAATGGGCGGTTGGCTACCGTCATCCACCACGACTATATCCAAGGGAACCTCTGCAGGTAGCGTGGACAGGGATTTTTCCAGCCCAGCCTGATCCTTGTACACGGGTATTAGCACGGCAATCCTATTCATATAATCACCACCTATCAAAGATCGTCCGGTACGGTAAGAAGGGCGTCAACGTCCCCGTCAGTTGCCCATCATAATCTACCAGAAAATTTCTATAAACTGCCACCGCGCCTAATACGCCTGCTACAATCAGGGCCCGAATAAACACCCTGTCTGGCGCTAGTTTCCACCGTTCATATTCCCGTAATAGCACCAGCGGAGCAACGAAGGTCATAAGTTCCAGAAAGCGTAACCCCGCATACGAAACCATCGCCAGAACTTGAAAAACGACGGAAGGACCCACTACC is drawn from Thermus sp. LT1-2-5 and contains these coding sequences:
- a CDS encoding BMP family ABC transporter substrate-binding protein yields the protein MRKRVWLLALLLGMGLAQGEKLKACFIYVGPVGDAGWTYAHDVGRKKAEAALPWLETRYVESVPEAQALPVMDRFVQEGCKVIFATSFGYMEAVLEAAKKYPEVIFAHATGFKRAPNVATYMADFYQVYYLNGLAAGALTKSGKVGYVAAFPIPEVKRHINAFALGVRAVNPKAQVLVRWINAWYDPAKAREATEALLAQGADVFAFTEDTPTVIQTAAKKGAYAFGHYTPMLKFAPDHVVSGQIVHWDAIYIDFLKKVKEGVYTPKNLQKVDYFWLLQHKAVEMGADYGVPINPKHVPLLQKARMRVGGKEVPVYDRILALLKDMSSPKPTFDPFTGPIQDRKGVVRIPAGRKASLQELLTMEWAAPGVVGDWPGEPK
- a CDS encoding ABC transporter permease, with product MEEALVRAVLFGTPILLAALGALLAERSGVVNLGVEGIMALSALAAFAAALGAGPFLGVVAGVGAGVALALFLGLFAITLRANPFVAGLAVAALGLGASGMLGKRYEGVPLETALPEAPLALSALFLALLLHLLLYRSRFGLYLRSVGENPKAADLFGVSVEGVRYLALGLGGGLIGLGGAYLSLAYRPSWTDGMTAGLGWVAIALVILAAWEPLRAVFGAYLFGLLFFLQFRLQGSVPIPSEAFAAMPYLLVILVLALSGRSRAPKALGQPFERGR
- a CDS encoding ABC transporter permease, producing MRLELDPAPSPKKVALSYGAFLLLALLLLGLLFLAYGVSPLRAYEILLTPLLDPLGLAEVARRAIPLLLIGAGLSLAFRVGFFNIGAEGQLLLGAVGAAYVALFLPPGPYTLPLMFLLGGALGALWAGLAAWLRVRFGASEILTTLMQNYLAYYLVVYLVAGPWKGQFVFGFLYTDRFPEAARLPRLGDSLVHWPTLLLGVGAALLLHLLLFRTSLGFSLRVLGENPQAARYLGLKEGRLMLLVALASGLLAGFAGVGEVAGIHGRLLEPAQISLGYGFTAILVAWLARGRPGLTLLTAPLLGLILAGGDALKLAFSMPFRVVDVVAGLLLLALIGAEAASRHRLIWRR
- a CDS encoding ABC transporter ATP-binding protein, translated to MLRLENITKRFGPVVANRGITLEVGRGEVLALLGENGAGKTTLVSILYGLYAPDEGRILLDGKEVRIPSPKAAQELGIALVPQHPELIEAHTVAENLALGLDLPPFFARRTLLAQLRALLQDHPLGVDLEAKVERLSAGEKQRVELLRALLNRPRVLILDEPTSVLTPKEAEGLFQEVARLKAEGLAVIFISHKLDEVLALADRIAVLRAGEKVGELSREEADKERLVRLMVGRSPSPPPKAPPPREEVVLEVENLLVPRHGFPVQNVSFALRAGEVLGIAGVAGSGQKELLEALAGLRPYRGQVRFLGQPLPKDPAQVFPLGVAHIPEERAMGVVGGMSVAENLALRTYSAYARFGLLDYRALEREAETLMAAYAIKAPSPRTPVRFLSGGNVQKVILARELRGGPRLVLAMHPTYGVDVGAAEEVHGRLLDLARQGAAILLVSEDLDEILALSHRVAALYHGRLVGPVPREEADRERLGRMMAEGRA
- a CDS encoding gamma-glutamyltransferase family protein, with the protein product MDLAYYPYPSRRHVVLGRRGAVATSQPLAALAGMEMLLKGGSAVDAAIAMAACLTVVEPTSNGIGGDLFAQVWDGRLHGLNASGKSPMAFTLERLPEGRMPERGWLPVTVPGAVSGWRALHERWGRLPFPEVLAPAIRYAEEGFPVGPETGRAWKRAEGIYLSLTGPEFAAFKEVFFPGGRAPRVGEVWRSPLHAQTLRELAETYGESLYRGRLAEALARFSADTGGLLTLEDLKAHAPEWVEPLSLDYRGLTVHELPPNGQGVAALLALAILERFDLRPEDPLSYHLQVEAMRLALADAFRFVADPRYLELDPKAFLSPAYVAERRRLIGERALPKVLPGLRPEGTVYLAAADGEVMVSLIQSNYQGFGSGVLVPGTGIALHNRGLGFSLEADHPNRVGPGKRPYHTIIPGFLTREGRPLGPFGVMGGFMQPQGHVQVVVALADFGLNPQAALDRPRWQVVPGGGGDEVLLEPGIPQATALFLKDLGHRVRYEAEYGLFGRGQVILREGDALVAASDPRAEGLALAW
- a CDS encoding GGDEF domain-containing protein, which gives rise to MACLLVTRVCREDGVAQWGGEEFALLLPSTRTEDAQRLAERLRQTIGAQSLGVTASFGVAEYLFGEEEESLFRAAHTLYGAKNTGRNRVEVAE